In one Cottoperca gobio chromosome 12, fCotGob3.1, whole genome shotgun sequence genomic region, the following are encoded:
- the ak3 gene encoding GTP:AMP phosphotransferase AK3, mitochondrial, with product MVLQRIFRAVIMGPPGSGKGTVSSRITKTFSLKHISSGDILRANVNAKTELGLLMKCSIDQGQLVPDDVMSRLILSDLRAMDQSSWLLDGFPRTASQAEALDDNYRVDTVINLNVPFQTIKQRLTSRWTHFPSGRVYNIEFNPPKVAGLDDVTGEPLVQREDDTPETVTQRLKAYENQTEPVLEYYRSKGVLEIFSGTETNKIWPHVEAFLHRKLFSIKQKVA from the exons ATGGTTCTCCAAAGGATTTTTCGTGCTGTCATTATGGGACCTCCGGGGTCGGGGAAAGGAACCGTGTCCTCGCGCATTACCAAAACTTTTAGCCTGAAACACATTTCTAGTGGGGACATTTTGAGAGCTAACGTCAACGCCAAAACTG agcTCGGTCTGTTGATGAAGTGCTCTATTGATCAGGGTCAGCTGGTACCCGATGACGTCATGTCTCGCCTCATCCTGAGTGACCTGAGAGCGATGGACCAGAGCAGCTGGCTGCTCGACG GTTTCCCTCGTACAGCGTCCCAGGCCGAGGCTCTGGATGACAACTACCGTGTGGATACAGTCATCAACCTCAATGTACCTTTCCAGACCATCAAACAGAGGCTCACTTCACGCTGGACTCACTTTCCCAGCGGCAGAGTCTACAACATAGAATTCAACCCTCCTAAAGTCGCT gGTTTGGATGATGTCACAGGGGAGCCTCTGGTCCAGAGGGAAGATGACACACCAGAGACGGTCACACAGAGACTGAAGGCCTATGAAAACCAGACGGAGCCTGTCTTAGAGTACTACAG GAGTAAAGGTGTGCTAGAGATCTTTTCTGGGACAGAAACCAACAAGATCTGGCCGCATGTCGAGGCTTTCCTCCACAGGAAACTCTTCTCCATCAAACAGAAAGTTGCATAG
- the cdc37l1 gene encoding hsp90 co-chaperone Cdc37-like 1 has translation MEWLGNGASVYHDEESSSDPASTAKGFSGVYPHQQSPSSHICDCAMASLCQGQQRCVKASIVSSWRLAEAQDQLCSLGVHSSESLEQERARTLACPTELTHTEEEWRRKESMLGGHEPSRSPVLGAVRSWDVFDKSIINVQNQPAEMDQEKCKTFLQKYDQELRHFGMLRRWDDSQRFLADMPQIICEETANYLILWCIRLQQEGKEALMEQVAHQAVVMRFILEMASNSQQDPRGCFRQFFHKAKEGQDVYLEVFHTELEAFKHRVKESTVKSRGEALHNVEQPKTGTNCRLDPKEALDCLPLVSEYPLKRCLDAGLWTSTGRWTKDDATETDDIRMMETS, from the exons ATGGAGTGGCTGGGTAACGGCGCTTCAGTTTACCACGATGAAGAGTCGAGCAGTGACCCAGCCTCAACAGCTAAGGGCTTCAGCGGAGTTTATCCTCACCAGCAG TCGCCATCGTCGCACATTTGTGATTGTGCCATGGCGTCACTGTGCCAGGGCCAGCAGCGCTGTGTGAAGGCCTCCATCGTCTCCAGCTGGCGACTGGCCGAGGCCCAGGATCAACTCTGCTCTCTGGGCGTCCACAGCTCCGAGTCCCTGGAGCAGGAACGTGCTCGGACTCTGGCCTGCCCGACCGAACTCACGCACACTGAGGAGGAGTGGCGGCGCAAGGAGAGCATGCTGGGAGGTCATGAACCCAGCCGCAGTCCTGTTCTCGGAGCCGTCAGAAGTTGGGATGTTTTTGATAAG AGTATCATCAACGTCCAAAATCAACCTGCAGAAATGGATCAGGAAAAGTGCAAGACGTTTCTCCAAAAGTATGACCAAGAGCTCAGGCATTTTG GTATGTTGCGGAGATGGGACGACAGTCAGCGGTTCCTCGCAGACATGCCTCAGATCATCTGTGAGGAAACGGCCAACTACTTAATTCTGTGGTGCATTAGACTACAGCAAGAAGGG AAAGAAGCACTGATGGAGCAGGTGGCGCACCAAGCTGTAGTTATGCGATTCATCCTGGAGATGGCCTCGAACTCTCAGCAGGATCCTCGAGGCTGCTTCAGACAGTTCTTCCACAAAGCCAAA GAAGGACAGGACGTCTACTTAGAAGTCTTCCATACAGAGCTTGAGGCCTTCAAACACAGAGTGAAAGAATCCACAGTGAAGTCTAGAGGTGAAGCACTCCACAACGTCGAACAACCGAAAACTGGCACAAACTGCAGACTCGATCCCAAAGAAGCCCTGGACTGTTTACCTCTA GTGTCAGAGTATCCCCTGAAGCGTTGTTTAGATGCTGGACTGTGGACAAGCACAGGGAGGTGGACAAAGGACGACGCTACAGAAACAGACGATATACGCATGATGGAGACCTCCTAG